Proteins encoded by one window of Pyrinomonadaceae bacterium:
- the cmk gene encoding (d)CMP kinase, with the protein MSRPLIIAIDGPSGSGKSTLGRMLARELGLLYIDTGSMYRAVALAVIETALNAADDVAVSALAERVDIDLAGEPDSLKVTLDGRDVSDRIRDEDVTHTSSIVSTIPAVRRAMVLRQRAMGERGAVMNGRDIGTVVFPNADVKFFLDAAIEERAQRRLAEEREHNPAATYEQTLADITERDRRDTTRADSPLVAAEDAIIVDSSGMSIDDVFQKMLVIVRERTAG; encoded by the coding sequence ATGTCGCGACCGCTGATCATCGCCATTGATGGCCCGTCAGGTTCAGGCAAGTCCACGCTTGGACGGATGCTCGCGCGCGAGCTCGGTCTGCTTTACATCGATACCGGCTCAATGTATCGAGCGGTGGCGCTGGCGGTCATTGAAACAGCATTGAACGCGGCGGACGACGTCGCCGTCAGCGCGTTGGCCGAACGGGTTGATATCGATCTCGCGGGTGAACCTGATTCGCTGAAGGTGACGCTCGACGGGCGGGATGTGTCCGACCGGATTCGCGACGAAGATGTGACGCACACTTCTTCGATCGTCTCGACAATTCCGGCCGTACGTCGCGCCATGGTCTTACGGCAGCGCGCGATGGGTGAGCGCGGTGCGGTGATGAATGGCCGCGACATCGGCACGGTCGTTTTTCCCAACGCCGACGTAAAGTTTTTTCTTGATGCGGCCATCGAAGAAAGGGCGCAACGCCGGCTCGCTGAAGAGCGCGAACACAATCCGGCCGCGACCTACGAACAGACGCTGGCCGACATTACCGAACGCGACCGCCGCGATACGACGCGCGCCGACTCGCCATTGGTAGCGGCTGAAGACGCCATCATTGTGGATTCCAGCGGCATGTCGATTGACGACGTGTTTCAGAAGATGTTGGTGATTGTGAGGGAAAGGACGGCGGGATGA
- a CDS encoding riboflavin synthase, which translates to MFTGIIEELGRVREIERRGEDARIVIEARAVTEGSHDGDSISVNGVCLTALEVAPDSFAADVSKETLFRSTLGNLQAGSPVNLERAVTPATRLGGHIVQGHVDARGEFLASENHGDSWTFRFAYPKEIARYLVLKGSVAVEGISLTIANLTDEHFDIAVIPKTLELTNFPHLQPGDAVNLEADVIAKYVERILSNTSLQRGDGTRGATE; encoded by the coding sequence ATGTTCACCGGAATCATTGAAGAGCTCGGTCGCGTGCGTGAAATCGAACGTCGCGGCGAAGACGCGCGCATCGTGATTGAAGCGCGCGCGGTTACCGAAGGTTCGCATGATGGCGATTCGATTTCCGTGAATGGAGTTTGTTTGACGGCGCTCGAGGTGGCGCCCGATTCATTTGCCGCTGACGTCTCGAAAGAGACGCTGTTCCGCTCGACGCTTGGCAACCTGCAAGCCGGCTCGCCGGTCAATCTCGAACGCGCGGTGACGCCGGCCACACGACTCGGGGGCCATATCGTCCAGGGCCATGTGGATGCACGCGGAGAGTTTCTAGCTTCAGAGAATCACGGCGATTCGTGGACGTTCCGATTCGCGTATCCGAAAGAGATTGCCCGTTATCTTGTCTTGAAAGGCTCTGTCGCAGTCGAGGGCATCAGTCTCACGATTGCGAATCTGACGGACGAACACTTCGACATCGCCGTGATTCCAAAGACGCTCGAGCTCACAAACTTTCCGCATCTGCAGCCAGGCGACGCGGTCAATCTCGAAGCCGACGTGATTGCGAAGTATGTCGAGCGAATTCTCAGTAACACCTCGCTTCAGCGAGGTGACGGCACTAGGGGTGCGACGGAATGA